The genomic DNA aagtgtaatttcttcagtgttgtcccattaaaatatataatgaaGGGTAGATTAGGGTAGATTAGGGTTACATATGATATTTTAGGTTATAACGTACTGAAGATGGCGTTGATCTTGTGTGGGTCCAGAGCGTTGCGTTGCGGGTGGAAGGCTGGCCGCCGGCTCCGCCCCCCCCGCAGGTTGCTGCTCATCAGGGTGTTCATATCGAACacacccagcagcagcagccgagCCATCGCCGTGGGAGACGGCGCCTGATTGGCTGCCTGCCAGGAGCGGACATCACACAGAACCCCAGAGCCTGGGTAAACCTCCACCTGGAACAcattaagtatatatatatatatatatatatatatatatatatatatatatatatatatatagggtatacctccctgtaagaccagccatgggccacagatgggttcaggtgcatttactatttaaatgacgtgggcgctggacgggaaactgacaactgggtcgGTCTAAAACTAGCAAAGGTTGGGTTGCGTCGGGCTCTGCGTCGGGCTCTGCGCCGCGCTGCGAAGTGTTGAAGTCTGGTCACCAACTActgatatattttaatattgttgTTGACCCGTTAATGATGCTGCGTTCCcctaggagaggtcctggtgtggttcatgctgactcactgaaatatctcactGGGACACgagatggaactgagccatcgtttaGGCCtgttacacactggctgcgtggtgtgagtgtggtgtgtcagctgcgtgtcagctgcgtggcgtgagcgtggcgtgagtgtggcgtGAGCGTAGCGGCTGCGTgccgtgagcgtggcgtgagtgtgccgtgagcgtggcggctgcgtgccGTGAGCGTgccgtgagcgtggcgtgagcgtggcgtgagcgtgccGTGAGCGTACCGTGAGCGTaccgtgagcgtggcgtgagcgtgccgtgagcgtggcgtgagtgtggcgtgagcgtggcgtgagcgtggcgtgagcgtgccgtggccgctgcgtggcgtttctatgtctttacaccagaaaggtgtctgacgcggtgctgctgctgctagccttgtctgtaaacatggatgtttccatcaacatgaatatattctgatctgattacagcagagACAACGTCAGCAGGATTGACGGCTCCAGGATATTTTAATATTGTTGGATCCAGATTAACGTTACACAACGTGCTACGTTATGCTAATGCTTGCTGGGTAACATTGTGAAATGAATTAGCGCCCTAGCTCTGTCTGAGAGGTGGAGAGAGTTGTTCCCACCTGTCGGGTGGCGTGTGCGTTGGCGTGGGCGGTGCACTGGCTCTCGGAGCAGCTCTTCCTCAGCTCCTCCATGTCCGTCTGGCGGCAGAGTGGCGCCTCCTCCCCCGTGTGGCCCGGCGCCCCCCCGTCCTCCCAGGACTCGGACGCGTCGGCACTCAGCTCGTCCTGCAGCTGCTGCACCAACACTTGCGGGCTGAAGTCTGCGTCCTGATTGGCCGCTGTGTGCTGCTGATGCAGGTACGCGGCGTAACTGTCGCTCCTGCCTGTTGCCGTGGAGACTGAGTGATGACTGTTGACCTGGCCCAGCGTCTGCCACATGGTGGACAAGAGCCCCGGGatttctgggaaatgtagtcatattaaattaataattagaaattagaaattagtttttttttcaacctggaccctgttATCTGTTTCCGTGTCTGAGCGTCTGATGCGTGAACAAAactctctgaaactggtccagcaTTTTGATTGGTCGGCTGTGACCATGTGACTCACCGTGGATCAGCATGTTGTTGAGTCTGTCGTTCTCTGCCAGGAGCTCCgccttctctctctgcagctctcGGACCTGCGTGCGCAGGAAGTGCAGCTCGGTGACCTCGGCGGCGTGCAGCGGGAACGACTCCCCGTACTCCACCTTCACCACCTGCAGGGGGGGAGGggcagagggagggggaggggcttcACATGTTGGTTCTTCATAACGAGACGACCTCTGAGACTCAGGGAGGCCATCAGTCTCATATCAAAACCTTTGCATTCTCTCAGCCTTTTCTTCACTCACGGTGTGTTCTCTCTTTATTTCAGACCCAGGGGATCCATATTAAGGCATGGAAACCCCAACCCAGCCCAACCCAGCCCAACCCagcccgacggtacccgacggagcccgacgggccgggtttggacagatatttagaaatgaggGTTGGGTTCGGGtcggctcggtcacatcagcgtgataaggcatttgttgtaaaatgatgctgcagctcctttaagagagctcagtgtgtgtgtgtgtgtgtgtgtctgtcagtgtgtctgtgtgtgtgtgtgtgtgtgtgtgtgtgtgtgtgtctgtgtgtgtctgtcagtgtgtctgtgtgtgtgtgtgtgtgtgtgtgtgtctgtgtctgtctgtgtgtctgtgtgtgtgtgtgtgtgtctgtgtgtctgtcagtgtgtctgtgtgtgtgtgtgtgtgtgtgtgtgtgtgtgtctgtgtgtgtctgtcagtgtgtctgtgtgtgtgtgtgtgtgtgtgtgtctgtgtctgtgtgtgtgtctgtcagtgtctgtgtgtgtgtgtgtctgtgtgtgtgtgtgtgtgtgtgtgtgtgtgtgtgtgtgtgtgtctgtgtgtgtgtgtgtgtgtgtgtgtgtctgtgtgtgtgtgtgtctgtctgtgtgtgtgtgtgtgtgtgtctgtctgtgtgtgtgtgtgtgtgtgtgtgtgtgtgtgtgtgtgtgtctgtgtctgtgtgtgtgtctgtcagtgtgtctgtgtgtgtgtgtgtgtgtgtgtgtgtctgtgtctgtgtgtgtgtgtctgtgtctgtgtgtgtgtctgtcagtgtgtctgtgtgtgtgtgtgtgtgtgtgtgtgtgtgtgtgtgtgtgtgtgtgtgtgtgtgtgtgtgtgtgtgtgtgtgtgtgtgtgtgtgtctgtgtgtgtctgtcagtgtgtctgtgtgtgtgtgtgtgtgtgtgtgtgtctgtgtctgtgtgtgtgtctgtcagtgtctgtgtgtgtgtgtgtctgtgtgtgtgtgtgtgtgtgtgtgtgtgtgtgtgtgtgtgtgtgtgtgtctgtgtgtgtgtgtgtgtgtgtgtgtgtgtctgtgtgtgtgtgtgtgtgtctgtgtgtgtgtgtgtgtgtgtgtgtgtgtgtgtgtgtctgtcagtgtgtctgtgtgtgtgtgtgtgtgtgtgtgtgtgtgtgtgtctgtgtgtgtctgtcagtgtgtctgtgtgtgtgtgtgtgtgtgtgtgtctgtgtctgtgtgtgtgtctgtcagtgtctgtgtgtgtgtgtgtgtgtgtgtgtgtgtgtgtctgtgtgtgtctgtcagtgtgtctgtgtgtgtgtgtgtgtgtgtgtctgtgtctgtgtgtgtgtctgtcagtgtctgtgtgtgtgtgtgtgtctgtgtgtgtgtgtgtgtgtgtgtgtgtgtgtgtgtgtgtgtgtgtgtgtgtgtgtgtgtgtgtgtgtgtgtgtgtgtctgtgtgtgtgtgtgtgttgtctgtgtgtgtgtgtgtgtgtctgtctgtgtgtgtgtgtgtgtgtgtgtgtgtgtgtgtgtgtgtctgtgtctgtgtgtgtgtctgtagtgtgtctgtgtgtgtgtgtgtgtgtgtgtgtgtgtgtgtgtgtgtctgtgtctgtgtgtgtgtctgtctgtgtgtgtgtgtgtgtctgtcagtgtgtgtgtgtgtgtgtgtgtgtctgtgtgtgtgtgtgtgtgtgtgtgtgtgtgtgtgtgtgtgtgtctgtgtgtgtgtgtgtgtgtgtgtgtgtctgtgtgtgtctgtcagtgtgtctgtgtgtgtgtgtgtgtgtgtgtgtctgtgtctgtgtgtgtctgtgtgtgtgtgtgtgtgtgtctgtctgtgtgtgtgtgtgtgtgtgtgtgtgtgtgtgtgtgtgtctgtgtgtgtgtgtgtgtgtgtgtgtgtgtgtgtctgtgtgtgtgtgtgtgtctgtgtgtgtgtgtgtgtgtgtgtgtgtgtgtgtgtgtgtgtgtctgtgtgtgtgtgtgtgtctgtgtgtgtgtgtgtgtgtgtgtgtgtgtctgtgtgtgtgtgtgtgtgtgtgtgtgtctgtctgtgtctgtgtgtgtgtctgtcagtgtgtctgtgtgtgtgtgtgtgtgtgtgtgtgtgtgtgtgtgtgtgtgtgtgtctgtctgtgtctgtgtgtgtctgtctgtgtctgtgtgtgtgtctgtcgtgtgtctgtgtgtgtgtgtgtgtgtgtgtgtgtgtgtctgtgtgtgtctgtgtgtgtgtctgtgtgtgtctgtgtgtgtgtgtgtgtgtgtgtgtgtgtgtgtgtgtgtgtctgtgtgtgtctgtgtgtgtgtgtgtctgtgtgtgtgtgtgtgtctgtgtgtgtgtgtgtgtgtgtgtgtgtgtgtgtgtgtgtctgtctgtgtctgtgtgtgtgtctgtcgtgtgtctgtgtgtgtctgtctgtgtgtgtgtgtgtgtgtgtgtgtctgtctgtcgtgtgtctgtgtgtgtgtgtgtctgtgtgtgtgtgtgtgtgtgtgtgttgtgtgtgtgtgtgtgtgtgtgtctgtctgtgtgtgtgtgtgtgtgtgtgtgtgtctgtgtgtgtgtgtgtgtgtgtgtgtgtgtgtgtgtgtgtctgtgtctgtgtgtgtcgtgtgtgtgtctgtctgtgtgtgtgtgtgtgtgtgtgtgtgtgtgtgtgtgtgtgtgtctgtgtctgtgtgtgtgtgtctgtctgtgtgtgtcggtgtgtgtgtctatctgtgtgtgtgtgtgtgtgtgtgtgtctgtgtgtgtgtgtgtgtgtgtgtgtgtgtctgtgtgtgtgtctgtgtcagtgtgtctgtgtgtgtgtgtgtgtgtctgtgtgtgtgtgtgtgtgtgtgtgtgtgtgtgtctgtgtgtgtgtgtgggtgtgtgtgtctatctgtgtgtgtgtgtgtgtgtgtgtgtgtgtgtgtgtgtgtgtctgtctgtgtgtgtcggtgtgtgtgtctatctgtgtgtgtgtgtgtgtgtgtgtgtgtgtgtgtgtgtgtgtgtgtgtgtgtgtgtgtgtgtgtgtgtgtgtctgtgtgtgtgtgtgtgtgtgtgtgtgtgtgtctgtcagtgtgtctgtgtgtgtgtgtgtgtgtgtgtctgtgtgtgtgtgtgtgtgtgtgtgtgtgtctgtcgtgtgtgtgtgtgtgtgtgtgtgtgtatgtgtgtgtctgtctgtctgtcagtgtgtctgtgtcagtgtgtctgtgtgtgtgtgtgtgtgtgtgtgtgtgtgtgtgtgtgtgtgtgtgtgtgtgtgtgtgtctgtgtctgtgtctgtctgtgtgtgtcggtgtgtgtgtctatctgtgtgtgtgtgtgtgtgtgtgtgtctgtgtgtgtgtgtgtgtgtgtgtgtgtgtgtctgtctgtgtgtgtgtgtgtgtgtgtgtctgtgtgtctgtgtgtgtgtgtgtgtgtgtgtgtgtgtctgtgtgtgtgtgtgtgtgtgtctgtcagtgtgtctgtgtgtgtgtgtgtgtgtgtgtgtgtgtgtgtgtgtgtgtctgtgtgtgtctgtcagtgtgtctgtgtgtgtgtgtgtgtgtgtgtgtgtgtgtgtgtctgtctgtgtgtctgtgtgtgtgtgtgtgtgtgtgtgtgtgtgtgtctgtagtgtgtgtgtgtgtgtgtgtgtgtgtgtgtgtgtgtgtgtgtgtgtgtgtgtgtgtgtgtgtgtgtgtgtgtgtgtctgtgtgtgtctgtcagtgtgtctgtgtgtgtgtgtgtgtgtgtgtgtgtgtgtctgtgtctgtgtctgtcagtgtctgtgtgtgtgtgtgtgtctgtctgtgtgtgtgtgtgtgtgtgtgtgtgtgtgtgtgtgtgtgtgtgtgtctgtgtgtgtgtgtgtgtgtctgtctgtgtgtgtgtgtgtgtgtgtgtgtctgtctgtctgtgtgtgtgtgtgtgtgtgtgtgtgtgtgtctgtctgtgtgtgtgtgtgtgtgtgtgtgtgtgtgtgtgtgtgtgtgtctgtctgtgtctgtgtgtgtgtctgtcagtgtgtctgtgtgtgtgtgtgtgtgtgtgtgtgtgtgtgtgtgtgtgtgtgtgtgtgtgtgtctgtctgtgtgtgtgtgtgtgtctgtctgtgtgtctgtgtgtgtgtgtgtgtgtgtgtgtgtctgtctgtgtgtgtgtgtgtgtctgtcagtgtgtctgtgtgtgtgtgtgtgtgtgtgtgtgtgtgtctgtcagtgtgtgtgtctgtctgtgtgtgtgtgtgtgtgtgtgtgtgtgtgtgtgtctgtctgtcagtgtgtctgtgtgtgtgtgtgtgtgtgtctgtgtgtgtgtgtgtgtgtgtgtgtgtgtgtgtctgtctgtgtgtgtgtgtgtgtgtgtgtgtgtgtgtgtctgtctgtgtgtgtcggtgtgtgtgtctatctgtgtgtgtgtgtgtgtgtgtgtgtgtctatctgtgtgtgtgtgtgtgtgtgtgtgtgtgtgtgtgtgtgtgtctgtgtctgtgtgtgtcggtgtgtgtgtctatctgtgtgtgtgtgtgtgtgtgtgtgtgtgtgtgtgtgtgtctgtcagtgtgtctgtgtgtgtgtgtgtgtgtgtgtgtgtctgtgtgtgtgtgtgtgtgtgtgtgtgtgtctgtctgtgtgtgtgtgtgtgtgtgtgtgtgtgtgtctgtcagtgtgtctgtgtgtgtgtgtgtctgtgtgtgtgtgtgtgtgtgtgtgtgtgtgtgtgtgtgtgtctgtctgtctgtcagtgtgtctgtgtcagtgtgtctgtgtgtgtgtgtgtgtgtgtgtgtgtgtctctgtgtctctgtgtgtgtgtctgtcagtgtgtctgtgtctgtgtgtgtgtgtgtgtgtgtgtgtgtgtgtctgtgtgtgtgtgtgtgtgtgtgtgtgtgtgtgtgtgtgtgtgtgtgtgtgtgtgtgtgtgtgtgtgtgttaatgtgatgtgagctgatgacctcatctgttaaCATATCTTCCTCCAGCTGCTTCATAACAAACTCACCTCCATGTGTCATTAGTCTGAGACAGACCTGAGATTTTAACTGACGGGCTCAGACAGAACAATTCGGCCCGATCTGGACTCTAGTCCATATCACAATAAGAAACACAGagtaaaaacataaacagaaaaaaaagaacaaaaatacaaaaatacaaaaaaacaaaaatacaaaaaaacaaaaaaacaaaaatacaaaaaaacaaaaatacaaaaaaacaaaaaaacaaagacacaaagtgtgtgtgtgtgtgtgtgtgtgtgtgtgtgtgtgtgtgtgtctgtgtgtgtgtgtgtgtgtgtgtgtgtgtctgtgtgtgtgtgtgtgtgtgtgtgtgtctgtgtgtgtgtgtgtctgtgtgtgtgtgtgtgtgtgtgtgtgtgtgtgtgtgtgtgtgtgtctgtgtgtgtgtgtgtgtgtgtgtgtgtgtgtgtgtgtgtctgtctgtcagtgtgtctgtgtgtgtgtgtgtgtctgtgtgtgtgtgtgtgtgtgtgtgtgtgtgtctgtctgtgtgtgtgtgtgtgtgtgtctgtctgtctgtgtgtgtcggtgtgtgtgtctatctgtgtgtgtgtgtgtgtgtgtgtgtgtgtctatctgtgtgtgtgtgtgtgtgtgtgtgtgtgtgtgtctgtgtctgtgtgtgtcggtgtgtgtgtctatctgtgtgtgtgtgtgtgtgtgtgtgtgtgtgtgtctgtgtctgtgtgtctgtctgtgtgtgtcggtgtgtgtgtctatctgtgtgtgtgtgtgtgtgtgtgtgtgtgtgtgtgtgtctgtcagtgtgtctgtgtgtgtgtgtgtgtctgtgtgtgtgtgtgtgtgtgtgtgtgtctgtgtgtgtgtgtgtgtgtgtgtgtgtgtgtgtgtgtgtgtctgtcagtgtgtgtgtgtgtgtgtgtgtgtgtgtgtgtgtgtgtgtctgtgtgtgtgtctgtcagtgtgtctgtgtgtgtgtgtgtgtgtctgtgtctgtgtgtgtgtgtgtgtgtgtgtgtgtgtgtgtgtgtctgtgtgtgtgtgtgtgtgtgtgtgtctgtcagtgtgtgtgtgtgtgtgtgtgtctgtgtgtgtgtctgtcgtgtgtctgtgtgtgtgtgtgtgtgtctgtgtctgtgtgtgtgtgtgtgtgtgtgtgtgtgtgtgtgtgtgtgtctgtgtgtgtgtgtgtgtgtgtgtgtgtgtgtgtgtgtgtgtgtctgtgtgtctgtcagtgtgtctgtgtgtgtgtgtgtgtgtctgtgtgtgtgtgtgtgtgtgtgtgtctgtgtgtgtgtgtctgtgtctgtgtctgtctgtgtgtgtcggtgtgtgtgtctatctgtgtgtgtgtgtgtgtgtgtgtgtgtgtgtgtgtgtgtgtgtgtgtgtgtgtgtgtgtgtgtgtgtgtgtgtctgtctgtgtgtgtgtgtgtgtgtctgtgtgtctgtgtgtgtgtgtgtgtgtgtgtgtgtctgtgtgtgtgtgtgtgtgtgtgtgtgtgtctgtgtgtctgtgtgtgtgtgtgtgtgtgtctgtgtgtgtgtgtgtgtgtgtgtctgtctgtgtgtgtgtgtgtgtgtctgtgtgtctgtgtgtgtgtgtgtgtgtgtgtgtgtgtgtgtgtgtgtgtgtgtctgtgtgtgtgtgtgtgtctgtgtgtgtgtgtgtgtgtgtgtgtgtgtgtgtgtctgtctgtgtgtgtgtgtgtgtgtgtgtctgtgtgtctgtctgtgtgtgtgtgtgtgtgtctgtgtgtctgtgtgtgtgtgtgtgtgtgtgtgtgtgtgtgtgtgtgtgtgtgtctgtgtgtgtgtgtgtgtctgtgtgtgtgtgtgtgtgtgtgtgtgtgtctgtgtgtgtctgtgtgtgtgtgtgtgtgtgtgtgtctgtgtgtgtgtgtgtgtgtgtgtgtgtgtgtgtgttaatgtgatgtgagctgatgacctcatctgttaaCATATCTTCCTCCAGCTGCTTCATAACAAACTCACCTCCATGTGTCATTAGTCTGAGACAGACCTGAGATTTTAACTGACGGGCTCAGACAGAACAATTCGGCCCGATCTGGACTCTAGTCCATATCACAATAAGAAACACAGagtaaaaacataaacagaaaaaaaagaacaaaaatacaaaaatacaaaaatacaaaaaaacaaaaatacaaaaaaacaaaaaaacaaaaaaacaaaaatacaaaaaaacaaaaatacaaaaaaacaaaaaaacaaagacacaaagatgCAAAGATGCAAAGCCTTCCACAGTGTTCAGAGTCTGACATCCAGACATGTTGGCCACCGGTTCCTCAGTCTGGAAGAACTGTCTACAGGGTTAGGCAAAACTCAGACACCCTACACATTAatctatactatatatatatatatatatatatatatatatatatatatatataacctatACTAGGTATAATCTATATCTCAGGTTAGGTAGAGCCCAATAGCCCCGTCAACTCCCAGTCTCATTACATTAACCAACCAGTCACATGTCTTActccacgtgtgtgtgtgtgtgtgtgtgtgtgtttatatatgtgtgtgtgtgtgtgtgtgtgtgtgtgtgtgtgtcgcgacCTAGAagtattattttataatttcaTAATTTCCTAGAATAGAGAATATGTTTAGAATTCTGTAGGGAAATCACTGTTATTTCATTGTAATTTCGTTTTAAAAATATGCTGGATATTATTCTGATTTATGTTACTGAAAGGTGAAAGGTCAGTTACGATGATGTCATAAGCCAGCGCAGCAGCCTAGTAAAGAGCTGAGCCGAGTAAGGTGAACGTAGGCTATCTCGCTGAGATTAGAAGATGTTGTGTTGCTTCGTGTAAAAAAGATAATTCCAACAGAACTGGCAAAATAAAATTGCAAAAGAGAAGACGGAGTCTGTTTTAAGTGtgcaacatgtgtgtgtgtgtgtgtgtgtgtgtgtgtgtgtgtgtgtgtgtgtgaagatgcTATAAAAAGTAATGACAGAACCTGTAAATAATGCGGGTCTAACCGACCAAAGAAAGGACTCCTGAATATAAGCACTGTGGTAATGTAGctctacatacatatatattcatatatatgtatatctatgaatatatatgtatatatagatatagattcCCGCAGTGCAGCGGGTCCGGTGTATCTCTGTGTCTTACCGTCGGTCCGGTAACGGACCCGTTCCCTCCGCtgctgtcctctctctcctccatccgGGCACTCTCACCGGGCTGTTAATCCGAGGAAACACGGGGACGTTCCGGTGTTTCTGCCGTTAGCTGCCGCTCAGATTATCACACAAAGACAGGACAGAAAAATACAAGTTTATTAAAATTCATAAACATCTCCATTTCCGGTGTCAATCCGTGACGTAAGCTCCGCGGAACGAACGCTGTAGTTTTTATGTGGATGTGTGGAACGACTGTGTGcgagcagtgggactacagtaCCCAGACTGCACCGCGGCGGACAGATTGTAAACACTAAGG from Sander lucioperca isolate FBNREF2018 chromosome 15, SLUC_FBN_1.2, whole genome shotgun sequence includes the following:
- the LOC116034167 gene encoding uncharacterized protein LOC116034167, giving the protein MEEREDSSGGNGSVTGPTVVKVEYGESFPLHAAEVTELHFLRTQVRELQREKAELLAENDRLNNMLIHEIPGLLSTMWQTLGQVNSHHSVSTATGRSDSYAAYLHQQHTAANQDADFSPQVLVQQLQDELSADASESWEDGGAPGHTGEEAPLCRQTDMEELRKSCSESQCTAHANAHATRQVEVYPGSGVLCDVRSWQAANQAPSPTAMARLLLLGVFDMNTLMSSNLRGGRSRRPAFHPQRNALDPHKINAIFNAILARFPLAKRGVIGSGINSKLSEIRFHSRRANRDAPFL